The genomic window CGGGGCGGATCGGGTCGTCGAGGGTCTCGGCGCACAGCTCGCAGGTCTTGCCCGGTGTCCCGGCCGGCCCGGGGGAGAGGAAGCGGCGCAGCGGGGTGTCGGGCGCGTCCACCCCCACGAAGCGCGACAGGCCGCTCACGAGACGACCGATCCCAGCCGCCCGACCGGCCGCACGAACAGCGTGTCGGGGTGGATCAGGCCGTTGGTGGACGGCGCCGTCGCCTGGGTGACCTCCACGTGCCCGACGTCGGGCACACCGGCCGCCACCGCGTCCTGCACCGCCTGCTCGAGGCCCTCCGCACCGCACCCGGTGATGCCCTCCAGACGCAGGCGCACCACGTCGGCGCCGACGCCGAGCACGACGACGTCCGCGCCGCGGGGCTCCAGCAGCGGACGCACTTCCTCCAGGGCTGCCTGCACCCGGTGGACCAGGGCGGTGGGGTGCAGGTCGTGCAGCGCGAGCAGCCCCGTCAGAAGCGGATCGGCGCCGACGGTGGCCAGACGGTCGGGGGCCGCCTCGGCCAGCACGTCGAGCAGCCGCTCCAGAGCGGCCCCGTACATGCCGACCAGCTCGCCGACGAGCTGCTCGGCCGCCGTGCCGGCGGCCGGCTCGGTGGCGGCGATCACGTCGAGCAGCGCCTCCACCCGGCGGCCGGTCGCGTCCACGTCGATGGTCGTCATGTCCGTCCTCCCCGTCGCGGTCGTCAGGCCTCGGGGTTGCCCGCCGGGGAGTGGAGCTGCTTCAGCACCTTGCCGCGGCCGAGGTACTGGTGCACCCCGCAGGGCAGGCAGGGGTCGAAGCTGCGGACCGTGCGCATGACGTCGATGCCCTTGAAGTTGTCGGCGTCGTTCTCCTCGAAGATGGGCTGGCCCTGCACGGCGTCCTCGTAGGGACCGGGGGTGCCGTACACGTCACGCGGGCTGGCGTTCCACGGCGTGGGGGGGTAGGGGTGATAGTTGGCGATCTTGCCGTCGCGGATGACCAGGTGGTGGCTGAGCACGCCGCGCACCGCCTCGTGGAACCCGCAGCCGATCGCGTCGTCGGGCACCTCGAACGGTGTCCAGGTGTCGGTGTTGCCGGCCCTGCACTCATCCAGGGCGATCTGCACGAAGTGCAGCGCGCACGCGGCCGAGTAGGCCTGGAAGTAGCTGCGGGCGCGGTTGCGCTCGAGCGTGTTGGACCGCTCGGGGACGTTCCACTCGAGCGTCTGCTCCCCCATGGTGGCGGTCTTGGGCAGGTTGATCTTCACGCTGTGGCCGGTCGACTGCGCGTAGCCGATGTCCACCAGGTTGGCCAGGGCGGTCACCCACAGCCGGGGCAGTGGCCCCCCACCGGTGTCCATGGCCAGGTTGTCCTTGCCGTCGAACCAGCGCGGCGACATGACCCAGGTGTACTGGTTGTCGAAGTCGCGCTT from Egibacteraceae bacterium includes these protein-coding regions:
- a CDS encoding NifU family protein, with the translated sequence MTTIDVDATGRRVEALLDVIAATEPAAGTAAEQLVGELVGMYGAALERLLDVLAEAAPDRLATVGADPLLTGLLALHDLHPTALVHRVQAALEEVRPLLEPRGADVVVLGVGADVVRLRLEGITGCGAEGLEQAVQDAVAAGVPDVGHVEVTQATAPSTNGLIHPDTLFVRPVGRLGSVVS